TCCTGCTTTCACCATGGACAAGGGTGACAATGCCTGGATGCTCGTCTCCTCGGCGCTCGTCCTTTTGATGACCATTCCCGGCCTTGCGCTTTTCTACGGCGGTCTCGTCCGCGCCAAGAACATGCTCTCGGTGCTGATGCAGGTTTTCATGATCACGGCCGTCGTGGCGCTGCTCTGGGTGACCTACGGTTATTCGCTCGCCTTCACCGACGGTGGCTCGCTGAACAGCTTCGTCGGCGGCTTCTCCAAGGCGTTCCTCGCCGGCGTCAATACCTCGTCGCTCGCTGAAACCTTCTCGAAGGGCGTCGCAATTCCGGAATACACCTTCATCGTGTTCCAGATGACGTTTGCCTGCATCACCCCCGGCCTGATCGTCGGCGCGTTCGCCGAACGCATCAAGTTCTCGGCCGTCATGCTCTTCGTCGTGCTCTGGGTCACCTTCATCTACTTCCCGATGGCACACATGGTCTGGTTCTGGGGCGGTCCGAGCTCCTACACCTCGCCGGCCGGCCTGATCTTCTCCTATGGCGCAATCGACTTTGCCGGCGGCACGGTCGTTCATATCAATGCCGGTATCGCGGGTCTCGTCGGCGCCATCATGCTCGGCAAGCGCACGGGCTATAAGAAGGAAATCATGGCTCCGCACTCGATGACGCTGACCATGGTCGGTGCCTCGCTGCTCTGGGTCGGCTGGTTCGGCTTCAATGCCGGGTCCAACCTCGAAGCCAATTCCTATGCCTCGCTTGCCTTCATCAACACCTTCGTCGCCACGGCTGCCGCCGCTGTGTCCTGGTGCATCGTCGAAACCCTCACCCGCGGCAAGGCTTCCATGCTGGGTGGCGCTTCCGGCGCCGTCGCCGGTCTCGTCGCCATTACCCCGGCGGCAGGCTTTGCCGGCCCGATGGGCTCGATCGTTCTCGGCTTGATCGTTTCGCCGGCCTGCTACTTCTTCGTTGACGTCGTGAAGAACAAGTTCAACTACGACGACAGTCTCGACGTCTTCGGCGTCCATTGCGTCGGCGGCATCATCGGCGCTCTCGGCACCGGTATCCTCGTCAACCCGGCACTCGGCGGTGCAGGCATCGTCGATTATTCCACCGCGGATTTCGCAGCCTCCTATGCCGGCACGGCAACCCAGGTCTGGGCTCAGGCCAAGGGCGTGCTGACGACGCTGCTGTGGTCGGGCATCGGCTCGGCGATCCTCTACAAGATCGTCGACGTCGTCATCGGCCTGCGTGTGACCGTCGAAGCCGAACGCGAAGGTCTCGACCTTTCGACCCACGGCGAAGCCGCCTACCACTCTTCCTGATCACAGGGTTTGCGGCGCCCGGCAGAAGGGCGCCGCTTCACGGCCCGTCGCGGCCTATCTAACCATAGACCGCATTTGGCCCGGACCTTTCAAGGTTCGGGCTTTTTTCATTTCCCGGTTCGGAATGCACGTCCAGGCATGCATGGTTAACATCGCTTTAACCCGGCTCTGATTAGGTAGAGCGGACGCATTTTGGCACGGCGAAGCTTCAGCGATTCGCGTGTCCTCAGGCATTGGACGGGTTAGACACATGGCAAGAAGCACGTCGCCGGCAATGGATGGCCGTCCGGATCGGTTCTCCTTCTCGGCATTCATGCTACGGCAGATCCAGGCGCTCATCGGCTTTGCGATCTTTCTGCTGCTGGCGTTCTGCGTCGCGGCGCTGGCGACATGGAATGTTGCGGATCCGAGCTATTCCTATGCGACCGCCAACTCGCCGACGAATATTCTCGGTTACACCGGTGCTGCTTTTGCCGATATCGTCATGCAGTTCCTCGGGCTTGCCAGCGTCGTTTCGATGTTGCCGATCGTCGCCTGGGCGCTGACGCTGATCTCGGGCCGCCGCTTCAGCCGTATTCCCGCCCGTGCCGGCGCCTGGTTCGGCGGTTCGGTGCTTTCCTGCGCCGTACTCGGCTGCTTTCCGCCGCCGCTCACCTGGCCGATCCCGAACGGCATCGGTGGTGTCATCGGAGATATGATCCTGCGTTTTCCCGCACTTTTCGTCGGTGCTTATCCCACCGGCACCTTCGCCATGGTGGTCGGCTGCATCTTTGCCGCGCCGACCGCCTGGATGATGCTCTTTGCCTCAGGCCTCGTCGGCCGCAGCGACGCAGACGACGAGATCGAGGAGGACTACGTTGATACCCGTAGCAAGGCTCGCGTCGTCGGAGACGAGGACGAGGAGGAGGACGAGTCCCGCTGGGTCGCTTTCAGCGGTGCCGTGACGCATGCCTGGTACATGAGCCAGGGTCGGCTGCGCCGGCTCTTCGGCATGGGACCGCGCAAGCGCCGTCAGGGCGATTACGAATCACCTTATGATTTCAACGATGACGAATTCGGCACGCTGAACGAACCCGTTCGTGCCAAGGCGCTGACCGTCCGCGGCGAGCGCATGGAACCGTCGATGGAGCCATCGATGGGAGCAAGGGCGGCATCACCGCGGCGCATCGTCTCGGCGCCGTCGATGTCCATCGATGACGATGACGATAATGACGACGACCTGCCCTTCGATAACGACATGCCGCCGCGCCCGGCCGATATCCTGCCCGACGACGATGATGACGACTGGATGATCCGCGCGCCGGCAAAGGCCGCCGGCAAGCCGGAACCACGCGTCGTCCCGGTGGTCGCGCGTCCGAAGCCCAGCGCCCGCATCGAGCGGGAAGCGCAGGGCTCGTTCATTCGTCCCGAGGGTTTCCAGCTTCCGTCGATGCATCTGCTCGCCGAACCGAAGAATGTCGTGCGCGACTCCACGCTTTCGGCCGATGCGCTGGAACAGAATGCCCGGATGCTCGAGGGCGTGCTCGAAGATTTCGGCGTCAAGGGCGAGATCATCCATGTCCGCCCCGGCCCTGTCGTCACGCTCTACGAACTGGAGCCGGCGCCCGGCATCAAGTCGTCGCG
The nucleotide sequence above comes from Rhizobium indicum. Encoded proteins:
- a CDS encoding ammonium transporter — its product is MSISKFSSTFARLCAATAALLAPAVAFAQEAAPAAATAAAAPAFTMDKGDNAWMLVSSALVLLMTIPGLALFYGGLVRAKNMLSVLMQVFMITAVVALLWVTYGYSLAFTDGGSLNSFVGGFSKAFLAGVNTSSLAETFSKGVAIPEYTFIVFQMTFACITPGLIVGAFAERIKFSAVMLFVVLWVTFIYFPMAHMVWFWGGPSSYTSPAGLIFSYGAIDFAGGTVVHINAGIAGLVGAIMLGKRTGYKKEIMAPHSMTLTMVGASLLWVGWFGFNAGSNLEANSYASLAFINTFVATAAAAVSWCIVETLTRGKASMLGGASGAVAGLVAITPAAGFAGPMGSIVLGLIVSPACYFFVDVVKNKFNYDDSLDVFGVHCVGGIIGALGTGILVNPALGGAGIVDYSTADFAASYAGTATQVWAQAKGVLTTLLWSGIGSAILYKIVDVVIGLRVTVEAEREGLDLSTHGEAAYHSS
- a CDS encoding DNA translocase FtsK translates to MARSTSPAMDGRPDRFSFSAFMLRQIQALIGFAIFLLLAFCVAALATWNVADPSYSYATANSPTNILGYTGAAFADIVMQFLGLASVVSMLPIVAWALTLISGRRFSRIPARAGAWFGGSVLSCAVLGCFPPPLTWPIPNGIGGVIGDMILRFPALFVGAYPTGTFAMVVGCIFAAPTAWMMLFASGLVGRSDADDEIEEDYVDTRSKARVVGDEDEEEDESRWVAFSGAVTHAWYMSQGRLRRLFGMGPRKRRQGDYESPYDFNDDEFGTLNEPVRAKALTVRGERMEPSMEPSMGARAASPRRIVSAPSMSIDDDDDNDDDLPFDNDMPPRPADILPDDDDDDWMIRAPAKAAGKPEPRVVPVVARPKPSARIEREAQGSFIRPEGFQLPSMHLLAEPKNVVRDSTLSADALEQNARMLEGVLEDFGVKGEIIHVRPGPVVTLYELEPAPGIKSSRVIGLADDIARSMSAIAARVAVVPGRNAIGIELPNQTRETVYLRELVASRDFEGSKAKLAMALGKTIGGEAVIADLAKMPHLLVAGTTGSGKSVAINTMILSLLYRMTPEQCRLIMIDPKMLELSVYDGIPHLLSPVVTDPKKAVVALKWTVREMEERYKKMSKIGVRNIDGFNTRVEQALSKGEAISRTVQTGFDRHTGEAMYETEEFDLRPMPYIVVIIDEMADLMMVAGKDIEGAVQRLAQMARAAGIHVIMATQRPSVDVITGTIKANFPTRISFQVTSKIDSRTILGEQGAEQLLGMGDMLYMAGGGRIQRVHGPFVSDVEVEEIVSYLKTQGSPQYLDAITADDDEDGDYGGGGPAGTSNLSESEDPYDQAVAIVLRDGKASTSYVQRRLGIGYNRAASLVERMEKEGIIGPANHAGKREILVPTEGDILDR